AGCGCCGCGGCCACGCGGTGATCATCGACCACCTGACGCCGGCGATGACCACCGCCGACAGCTACGGCCCGCTGGCGCAGCTGACCCAGCTGGTGGACGAGTACTACCAGGTGGAGCTGTTGGACCCGAACAAGCTGCCGCTGCTGCAGCAGCAGATCTGGGACCTGATCAAGGAAGCCAAGCTCGACACCGACCTGGCGGCGATGCTGAAGCACGACCATGACCATGACCACGATCACGGGCATGAGCACGATCACGACCATGGCCACGATCATCCGCATGGCGGCCATCAGCGCGCGCCCGCCGCCGTCCACGGCAAGTACCGGCCGCAGGCGGCCAAGCCGGCGGCCGCGATGAAGCCGGCGACGGCCGCTGCGGCGAAATACCGCCCGGCCAAGGCCGCGCACGGCCACGACCATGGTCGCCATCATCACCATCATGGCGACCACGGCCATCACCATGACCACCATCACGATCATCACGGCCACGACCACCACGACCATGACCACGACTGGGACGACACGCTGAACGAAGACGGCGTGCCGCTGAGCCTGGCCAAGATGGACGGCGTCGACGTCGCCCACCTGATCGAAGACATAGACGGCTACCTGTGCGAGCTGGGCGCGGCGCAGATCCGCGACGGCCTGCACGTGCTGGGCAACGCGCCGCAGGGCGAGGCGCTGGTCGACATGCTGCTGGGGCTGACCCGGCTGCCCAATCTGGCCATACCCGGCCTGCCGGCCAGCGTCGCGGCGGCCTGCGGGGGCGATTGGGTCCTATGGCAGCAAGACCAGGGCAAGCGCCTTTCCGAGACGCCAGCCGTCTTGCAGGCATTGGCCGGCCAGCCGCTGGTCACCCGCGCCGACGCGCACGACGCGGTAATGAAACTATCGCGCGCGCTGATCGCCGAGCTGGCCGCGCGCGGCTACCACGCCGCAGCCATCCCGGCCGCTGTCGAAAACATCCTGCTCGGCGTCGAGCCGAACGCCGATCTGGAACGGGTGCTGAACTTCATCTGCGACCAGCTGTGCCTCAAGCTCGCCCGCACCGCCGAGGAGATAGACAACCTGCTGCGCGGCCTGGAAGGCGGCTACGTGCCGGCCGGCCCCAGCGGCGCGCCGACGCGCGGCATGGCCCACATCCTGCCCACCGGCCGCAATTTCTATTCGGTGGACCCGCGCAGCCTGCCGTCCCACGCCGCCTGGCGCATAGGCGACGGCCTGGCGCGCGAGATGCTGGCGCGCCACCTGAAAGAAACCGGCCAGTATCCGGAATCGGTGGCCATCAGCGTGTGGGGCACCAGCGCGATGCGCACCCATGGCGACGACATCGCCGAAATCCTGTCTCTGCTCGGCGTCAAGCCGCGCTGGCAGCAGGAAAGCCGCCGCGTGCAGGGCCTGGAAGTGATCCCGCTATCCGAGCTGGGCCGGCCGCGCATCGACGTCACCGTGCGCATCAGCGGTTTCTTCCGCGACGCCTTCCCGCACCTGATTTCGCTGGTGGACGAGGCGGTGCACACCGTGGCGCGGCTGGACGAGCCGGTGGAGCAGAACTTCCTGCGCAAGCACTACCTGGCTGACTTGAAGAACGAACTGCTGGGCAAGCTGCCCGACGCCGACGCGCAAGCGCTGTACCGCGTGTTCGGCGCCAAGCCGGGCAGCTACGGCGCCGGCATCCTGCCGCTGATCAACGAGCAGAACTGGCGGAACGACGCCGACTTCGCCACCGCCTACGTCAACTGGGGCGGCTACGCCTACGGCCGCGAGGCCAACGGCGCCGACGCCCGCGACGCCTTGCGCCACCGGCTGGCCGGCGTGGAAGTGGCGCTGCACAACCAGGACAACCGCGAGCACGACATCTTCGACAGCGACGACTACCTGCAGTACCACGGCGGGATGATCGCGACGATACGCAGCCTCAGCGGCCGCCAGCCGCGCGCCTTCTTCGGCGACAGCCACAATCCGGAAGCGCCTGCGGTGCGCGGGCTGAAGGAGGAAGTGCTGCGGGTGTTCCGCTCGCGGGTGGCTAATCCGAAGTGGATCGCCAGCATCCAGAAGCACGGCTACAAGGGCGCGCTGGAGCTGACCGCCACCGTCGACTACCTGTTCGGCTACGACGCCACCGCCCAGGTGGTGGACGACTGGGTGTACGAGCAGCTGGCGCAAAGCTACGCGCTGGACCCGGCGATGCAGCAGTTCTTCGCCGACAGCAACCCGTGGGCGCTGAACGCCATCACCGACCGCCTGCTGGAAGCCGCCCAGCGCCAGCTGTGGGCGGAGCCGGACCCCGACACCCTGGCCGCGCTCAAGCAGCTGCACCTGGATAGCGAAGCGCTGCTGGAAGCGCGCGGAGAAAACCAAGCATGACGCCGATCTACCCCTTCGCCGCCATCGTCGGCCAAGAACAACTGAAGCAGGCGCTGCTGATCTGCGCGGTGGACCCCACCGTCGGCGGCGTGCTGGTACGCGGCGACAAGGGCAGCGCCAAGAGCACCGCCGCGCGCGGCCTGGCTGCCGTGCTGCCGCCTATCCGCCGCGCCGCCGGCTGCGGCTACAACTGCGAGCCGGAGCATCCGCTGCCGCTGTGCCCGGTGTGTTCCGGCGGCGCGCGCGAGCTGCATGACGGCCCGGTGCCCTTCATCAACCTGCCGTTGGGCGCCACCGAGGACCGGGTGCTGGGCAGCCTGGACTTTGAAAAGGCGCTGCAGGGCGGCAAGCAGGCGTTCAAGCCCGGCCTGCTGGCCGGAGCCCACCGCGGCATGCTGTATATCGACGAAGTGAACCTGCTGGCCGACCACCTGGTGGACGTGCTGCTGGACGCCGCCGCGATGGGTGTCAACACCGTCGAGCGCGAAGGTCTGGCGGTCAGCCACCCGGCGCGGGTGACGCTGCTCGGCACCATGAACCAGGAAGAAGGCGATCTGCGGCCGCAATTGCTGGACCGCTTCGGCCTGATGGTGGACGTGGCCGCGCCGCGCGAGCCTCTTCTGCGCGCCGAGGTGGTGCGCCGCCGCCTGGCCTTCGAGGCTGACCCGGCCGGCTTCGCCGCGCAATGGCAAACCGACAGCGAGGCGCTGCGCGAAAACATCGCCGCCGCGCGCGCGCTGCTGCCGCAAACCCGGCTCAGCGATAGCCTGTTCCACTTCGTCAGCGAGCTGTGCTGCGAATTCGACGTCACCAGCCTGCGCGCCGACATCGTGCTGAACAAGGCCGCCCGCGCGCTGGCCGCGCTGGATGGCCGCGCCGACGCCAGCGCCGAGGACATCCGCGACGCCGCCCGGCTGGTGCTGCCGCACCGCCGCCGCCGCAAGCCCTTCGAACAGAGCGGGCTGGACCAGGACAAGCTGGAACAGATGACGCAGCAGGCGTCCAACCCGCCTCCTCCTCCAACGCAGGACCAGGGCGACGCCAACCAGCCGCCGCCGGACGGCGACAGCGAGCAGGAACAGAATCCCGCCGGCCACGGCGCCGAGCAGATTTTCGCCGCCGCGCCGGCCGGCGACATTGCCCGCATTCGCGTCCAGGCGTCGTCGGCTGGCGACGCGGCCGGCCGCCGCAGCGACGGCGCCAGCCGCCAGCGCGGCCATTATGTGCGCGCCGAGGCCAACCCGCAGCCGGCCCAGCTGGCGGTGGACGCCACGCTGCGCCACGCGATCTTGCGCGATCCGGACCATTTCGCCGTCACCCGCGCCGACCTGCACGACAAGGTCCGCGTCGCCAAGCAGGGCAACTTGATTCTGCTGGTGGTGGACGCGTCGGGCTCGATGGCCGCCCGCCAGCGGATGGAGCAGGTCAAGGGCACGGTGCTGAGCCTGCTGGAAGACGCCTACCGCCGCCGCGACCAGGTGGCGCTGATCGCCTTCCGCGGCCAGAAGGCCGAGCTGCTGCTGCCGCCGTGCAACCGCGTAGAACAAGCCGAGCTGGCGCTGCGCGAGCTGCCCACCGGCGGCCGCACCCCGCTGGCCCACGCCTTGGCGTTGGCGGCCGACACGCTGTCCCGCCAGCTAGGCGGCCCCGCGCCGCTGCTGGTTGTCCTCAGCGACGGCCGCGCCAATGTGGCGCTGGACGGGGATGGCGACCCGTGGCGGCAGGCGCTGGACCTGGCCGGCCAGCTGGCCGGCGCGCCGGCGCTGGTGCTGGACACCGAGCAGGACTTCGTCCGCCTGGGCCGCGCCCGCGAGCTGGCCGAAGCGCTGGGCGCGGAATACCTGGCTTGCGACGCCCTCACCGGCGAGCAGCTGACATTGACGATTCAACAAAGACTGGGCCGCTGAAATGACAGGCAAGGTTTACCTGATAGGCGCCGGCCCCGGCGACCTGGACATGCTGACGCTGAAGGCCGCTCGCTGCCTGCAGCTGGCCGACGTGGCGCTGGTGGATGACCTGGTGCATCCGGACATTCGCGCCATGCTGCGGCCGGACGCCGAAATCGTGCCGGTGGGCAAGCGCGGCGGTTGTCCGTCGACGCCGCAGGCCGCCATCGAGCAGCGGATGATAGACGAAGCCCGCGCCGGCAAAACCGTGGCGCGCCTCAAAGGCGGCGACCCCTTCGTCTTTGGCCGCGGCGGCGAGGAAATGCTGACGCTGCAAGCGGCCGACATCGAGGTGGAGATCGTCAACGGCCTCAGCGCCGGCCTGGCGGTGCCGGCCACGCTGGGCATCCCGCTGACCCACCGCCATTTCGTCCATGGCGTCACCTTTGTGTCCGGCCACCCGCACCAGGACGGCGACGAGCCCAACTGGCAGGCGCTGGCGCAAAGCGGCATGACGCTGGTGATCTATATGGGCGTCAAACGGCTGCCTCTGATCCGCTCCGAGCTGCTGCGCCACGGCCTGAAAGCCGACACCCCGGCGGCGGCGATAGAAAACGGCACCTTGCCGCAGCAGCGCCAGGTGCTGAGCACGCTGGACGCGCTGGAACAAGACATGAGCGCGGCCGGCATCCACAGCCCGGCGTTGATCGTCATCGGACCGACGGTGGCCCTGGCATCCTGTAACCCCTCAGCGCTCGAGCGCAGCGAGGCTCCCTTGCAGGGCAAGGGCGGGGGGATAGGGAGTGGATCAAGATGGCTGCCGACTGAACTCGCACAGTGAAGAGGCCCGGCTTTGCCGGGTCCTGTAGAACAGAATCGAATTACCACATTGCAGCCAAAGGAATACGCATGATCATCTGCATAGGCGCCGGCCCCGGCGACATCGGCTACCTGCCGCAGCGCTCGGCCCAACTGATACGCGAGGCCGACGTGGTGGCCGGCTTCAACGCGGTGGTGGACGTGGTGCGCCCGCTGATCCCGGACAGCGCCGAAGTGATCCAGATGGGCTACCGCGACCAGGTGGCCCAGCTGGACATCGTCGCCGAGCGCCACCATGCCGGCAAGAAGTGCGTGGTGGTGTTCATGGGCGACATCCACTTCAGCGGCTTCCAGTACCTGGAACGGGTGGAGCGCGCCTGCGGCCACCCGGTGGAAACAATACCGGGCATCTCCTCGGCGCAGATCCTGGCCTCGCGCGGCAAGGTGTGCTTCGACGAGACCAGCTTCATCACCTTCCACCGCCGCGGCGACCTGACCCCGTTCAAGCGCCACCTGGTGCACGTGCTGCAGGATGGCCGCAACGCCATCGTGATCCCCTGCCCCTGGGACGAAGCGCGCTCCTTCATGCCCTGGCATATCGCCGCCTATCTGCTGGAAAACGGCATCCCGGCCGGCCAGCCGGTGGAAGTGTGGGAAAACCTGACCCGCAACGAGGCGGAATGGCGCGGCACGCTGGCCGAGTGCGCCGAGCAGCGCTTCTCCGACATGAGCATCATGCTGATCCGCACGCTCGCGCCGATGGACAGCCAGATCGAGCCGACCCACAAATGAGCCAATCAGACTACGCCATCGTGCTGGCCGGCCACGGCAGCCGCGACCCGGACGGGGTCAACGAATTCATGCAGCTGGTGGACACGCTGAAAGCGCGCGGCGGCGAGCGCCCCGTCGCCCACGGCTTTCTGGAATTCGCCACCCCGACCATAGACGAGGCGGTGGATCAGGTGATCGCCGCCGGCGCCAAAACCGTGGTGATGGTGCCAGGCGTGCTGTTGGCCGCCACCCACGCCAAGAACGACATGCCCAGCGAGCTGTTGGCGCTGCAGCAGGCGCATCCGGGCGTAACTTTCCACTTCGGCGCGGCGCTGGACCTGCATCCGCGGCTGTTGGCGCTGTGCCGCCAGCGCATCGTCGAGGCCGAAGCCGCGTCGCCGCACACCGTGTCGCGCAACGACACCTGTCTGGTGGTGGTGGGCCGCGGCACCTCTGACCCGGACGCCAATTCCGAAATCTCCAAACTCGCGCGCATGCTGGAGGAAGGCCTGGGTTTCGGCGCGTCCTTCGTCTGCTATTCCGGCACCGCCAAGCCGCTGGTGGCCGACGGCCTGCGCGCCGCCGCGCTGCTGGGCTACCGCCGCATCGTGGTGCTGCCCTACTTCCTGTTCGACGGCGTGCTGATCAAGCGCATCTACGGCGCGGCGGCGGACCTGGCGGCGCGCCATCCGGAAATCGAGGTGCTCAGCGCCGGCTATCTGGGCCCGGATGCGCAAGTGGCCGAGGTATTCCTGGAGCGGGCGCAGGAAGGCGTGGAAGGCCGCGCCGCGATGAACTGCGCGCTGTGCAAGTACCGGGTGCAGATCGTCGGCTTCGAACAGCAGGTGGGCGAGCCGCAACGCGGCCACCACGGCAAGGTGCGCGGCCTGCTGGAGCGCGAGCCTGCCGCCAATCAGCCGCCGGCCTGGAAGCGCTACACCCCGCATCCGATCGAAGCGGAAAGCATGCGCATCATAGACGAAGGCCGCGACTGGTCGGCCTTCCCGGCCGAGCAGCGCACCGCGCTGATGCGGCTGGTGCACACCACCGGTGACTTCAACAGCGTCGACGACCTGTTCTTCTCCGCCGGCGCCTGCGAAACCGGCATGCGCGCGCTGCTGCGCTGCCGCCGCGTGGTCACCGACGTCACCATGGTGGAAACCGGCCTCAAGCGCGAAGTGCTGCGCCAGCTGGAAGTGGAAACCTGGTGCGGCGTGCACGACGAGGAAACCCGGCTGCTGGCCGAGGCCAACGGCATCACCCGCTCCGCCGCCGGCATCCGCCGCGCCTGGCAGAAGTTCGGCAACGACTGCGTGGTGGCGATAGGCGACGCGCCGACCGCCATTCGCGAAGTGGTGCGGCTGGTGCGCGATCACGGCTGGCGGCCGCAGCTGGTGGTGGGCCTGCCGGTGGGTTTCGTCGGCACCCGAGAATGCAAGGAAGAGCTGCGCGCGCTGCTGCAAGTGCCGCGCATCACCAACCGCGGCACCCGCGGCGGCTCGCCGTGGGCTGCCACCGTGGTCAACGCGCTGATGATAGACGCGATCGAACACGTCCATCAGCAGCAACAGCAGGAAGTCTGAACCCGGTGCGCCAGCCTTACGACCTTGCCGCCCCGGCCCCCAACGGCATGCGCCGCGGCCGCACCACAGGCAGCTGCGCCACCGCCGCCGCCAAGGCGGCGCTGCTGATGCTGCTGGACGGCGTCGATGCCGACGAGGTCTTCATCAGCCTGCCGGACCCGGACTTTTACCTGGCGGTGCCGGTAGAAAGCGTGAGCTGGCTGGACGAAAACACCGTGCGCGCCGAAGTGCTGAAGTACGCCGGCGACGACCCGGACAACACCGACGGCGCGACGATCTTCGCCGAGGTAAAGCTGAACGGCAGCGGCGCGCTGCGCTTCCTGGCCGCGCCCGGCGTCGGCATCGTCACCCAGCCCGGCCTGCGCATCCCGCCCGGCGAGCCGGCGATCAATCCGGTGCCCAGGCAGATGATGCGGATGGCGGTGGAGGAAGCGCTGGCCGGCCGGCCCGACCCCGGCTTCGATCTGGCGATAGGCTGCGTCGACGGCGACAAGATCGCCAAGCGCACCTTCAACCCGATGCTGGGCATCGTCGGCGGCATCTCGATACTGGGCACCAGCGGCATCGTCGAGCCGATGTCGCAGGCGGCGTGGATCGCGTCGATTGAGGTCTATGTGCGGGTGGCGCTGGGCGAGCTGCCGCCGGCCATCGCCTTCACCCCCGGCAAGATAGGCCGCGGCTACGCCGCCGACACGCTGGGGCTGCAGAAGAAACAGGTGGTGCAGATCGCCAACTTCGTCGGCGACTCGCTGGACTTCGCCGAATCGGTGCTGATCGAACAAGGCCGCATCCTAGACACGCTGTGGGTGCTGGGCCACCCGGGCAAGATCGCCAAGCTGCTGGACGGGGTCTGGGACACCCACTCCGGCAAGAGCGGCATGGCGATGGACGCCGTCGCCGGCGTCGCCGCCGACCTGGGCTATCCGCCCGAATTGGTGGCGCAAATCAAACAAGCGAATACCGTGGAGAACGTAGTGCAGATCATGAGCAGCCAGCCGGACCCGCGCGGCTACTGGATGGA
The Chromobacterium sp. IIBBL 290-4 DNA segment above includes these coding regions:
- a CDS encoding cobaltochelatase subunit CobN, producing MNVEIALLSHAGTDLAALSRARWPEDFPAVAGVALQSVVDEAAMQALLDGQLADARAIVLRVLGRADAIPGLERLLAHARRMQCAVIVVSGTGEPDPELQALCSAPVSLQQDVHAYLQAGGSANLGEMMRCLADRLLLTGFGYQAPQPLPEHGIYHPELAAPCSLDDWLAIRNPDWPSVGLCFYRAHWLSGNTRFIDLLVDCLAERGVNALPVFTSSLRTIDQGGLPAALALLADPRAQVSLLINTTSFAMGDINNDGPTQPGWAVEASDRLDLPVLQAITSSMTREQWEASDRGFNPLDTAMNVALPEFDGRIIGVPLSFKQPAEAGQAEQYAPLPDRARRLAGIAARLARLRHVPNADKRIAFIFTNSNSKASQIGNAVGLDSPASLYAMLRGMQARGYQMAELPPDSDALMHELIDRGAYDQDYLTAEQMKNAAARVPAQRYQAWFDELPDSLRDKMLQRWGQPPGGAYVDGDELVFSGLDYGNVFVALQPPRGYGMDPDAIYHTPDLPPTHHYYALYRWLRDDWRADAIVHVGKHGTLEWLPGKGVGLSQHCFPDALLGDMPLLYPFIVNDPGEGSQAKRRGHAVIIDHLTPAMTTADSYGPLAQLTQLVDEYYQVELLDPNKLPLLQQQIWDLIKEAKLDTDLAAMLKHDHDHDHDHGHEHDHDHGHDHPHGGHQRAPAAVHGKYRPQAAKPAAAMKPATAAAAKYRPAKAAHGHDHGRHHHHHGDHGHHHDHHHDHHGHDHHDHDHDWDDTLNEDGVPLSLAKMDGVDVAHLIEDIDGYLCELGAAQIRDGLHVLGNAPQGEALVDMLLGLTRLPNLAIPGLPASVAAACGGDWVLWQQDQGKRLSETPAVLQALAGQPLVTRADAHDAVMKLSRALIAELAARGYHAAAIPAAVENILLGVEPNADLERVLNFICDQLCLKLARTAEEIDNLLRGLEGGYVPAGPSGAPTRGMAHILPTGRNFYSVDPRSLPSHAAWRIGDGLAREMLARHLKETGQYPESVAISVWGTSAMRTHGDDIAEILSLLGVKPRWQQESRRVQGLEVIPLSELGRPRIDVTVRISGFFRDAFPHLISLVDEAVHTVARLDEPVEQNFLRKHYLADLKNELLGKLPDADAQALYRVFGAKPGSYGAGILPLINEQNWRNDADFATAYVNWGGYAYGREANGADARDALRHRLAGVEVALHNQDNREHDIFDSDDYLQYHGGMIATIRSLSGRQPRAFFGDSHNPEAPAVRGLKEEVLRVFRSRVANPKWIASIQKHGYKGALELTATVDYLFGYDATAQVVDDWVYEQLAQSYALDPAMQQFFADSNPWALNAITDRLLEAAQRQLWAEPDPDTLAALKQLHLDSEALLEARGENQA
- a CDS encoding putative cobaltochelatase, whose translation is MTPIYPFAAIVGQEQLKQALLICAVDPTVGGVLVRGDKGSAKSTAARGLAAVLPPIRRAAGCGYNCEPEHPLPLCPVCSGGARELHDGPVPFINLPLGATEDRVLGSLDFEKALQGGKQAFKPGLLAGAHRGMLYIDEVNLLADHLVDVLLDAAAMGVNTVEREGLAVSHPARVTLLGTMNQEEGDLRPQLLDRFGLMVDVAAPREPLLRAEVVRRRLAFEADPAGFAAQWQTDSEALRENIAAARALLPQTRLSDSLFHFVSELCCEFDVTSLRADIVLNKAARALAALDGRADASAEDIRDAARLVLPHRRRRKPFEQSGLDQDKLEQMTQQASNPPPPPTQDQGDANQPPPDGDSEQEQNPAGHGAEQIFAAAPAGDIARIRVQASSAGDAAGRRSDGASRQRGHYVRAEANPQPAQLAVDATLRHAILRDPDHFAVTRADLHDKVRVAKQGNLILLVVDASGSMAARQRMEQVKGTVLSLLEDAYRRRDQVALIAFRGQKAELLLPPCNRVEQAELALRELPTGGRTPLAHALALAADTLSRQLGGPAPLLVVLSDGRANVALDGDGDPWRQALDLAGQLAGAPALVLDTEQDFVRLGRARELAEALGAEYLACDALTGEQLTLTIQQRLGR
- the cobA gene encoding uroporphyrinogen-III C-methyltransferase, with translation MTGKVYLIGAGPGDLDMLTLKAARCLQLADVALVDDLVHPDIRAMLRPDAEIVPVGKRGGCPSTPQAAIEQRMIDEARAGKTVARLKGGDPFVFGRGGEEMLTLQAADIEVEIVNGLSAGLAVPATLGIPLTHRHFVHGVTFVSGHPHQDGDEPNWQALAQSGMTLVIYMGVKRLPLIRSELLRHGLKADTPAAAIENGTLPQQRQVLSTLDALEQDMSAAGIHSPALIVIGPTVALASCNPSALERSEAPLQGKGGGIGSGSRWLPTELAQ
- a CDS encoding cobalt-precorrin-7 (C(5))-methyltransferase; this encodes MIICIGAGPGDIGYLPQRSAQLIREADVVAGFNAVVDVVRPLIPDSAEVIQMGYRDQVAQLDIVAERHHAGKKCVVVFMGDIHFSGFQYLERVERACGHPVETIPGISSAQILASRGKVCFDETSFITFHRRGDLTPFKRHLVHVLQDGRNAIVIPCPWDEARSFMPWHIAAYLLENGIPAGQPVEVWENLTRNEAEWRGTLAECAEQRFSDMSIMLIRTLAPMDSQIEPTHK
- a CDS encoding precorrin-8X methylmutase, with amino-acid sequence MSQSDYAIVLAGHGSRDPDGVNEFMQLVDTLKARGGERPVAHGFLEFATPTIDEAVDQVIAAGAKTVVMVPGVLLAATHAKNDMPSELLALQQAHPGVTFHFGAALDLHPRLLALCRQRIVEAEAASPHTVSRNDTCLVVVGRGTSDPDANSEISKLARMLEEGLGFGASFVCYSGTAKPLVADGLRAAALLGYRRIVVLPYFLFDGVLIKRIYGAAADLAARHPEIEVLSAGYLGPDAQVAEVFLERAQEGVEGRAAMNCALCKYRVQIVGFEQQVGEPQRGHHGKVRGLLEREPAANQPPAWKRYTPHPIEAESMRIIDEGRDWSAFPAEQRTALMRLVHTTGDFNSVDDLFFSAGACETGMRALLRCRRVVTDVTMVETGLKREVLRQLEVETWCGVHDEETRLLAEANGITRSAAGIRRAWQKFGNDCVVAIGDAPTAIREVVRLVRDHGWRPQLVVGLPVGFVGTRECKEELRALLQVPRITNRGTRGGSPWAATVVNALMIDAIEHVHQQQQQEV
- the cbiD gene encoding cobalt-precorrin-5B (C(1))-methyltransferase CbiD — its product is MRQPYDLAAPAPNGMRRGRTTGSCATAAAKAALLMLLDGVDADEVFISLPDPDFYLAVPVESVSWLDENTVRAEVLKYAGDDPDNTDGATIFAEVKLNGSGALRFLAAPGVGIVTQPGLRIPPGEPAINPVPRQMMRMAVEEALAGRPDPGFDLAIGCVDGDKIAKRTFNPMLGIVGGISILGTSGIVEPMSQAAWIASIEVYVRVALGELPPAIAFTPGKIGRGYAADTLGLQKKQVVQIANFVGDSLDFAESVLIEQGRILDTLWVLGHPGKIAKLLDGVWDTHSGKSGMAMDAVAGVAADLGYPPELVAQIKQANTVENVVQIMSSQPDPRGYWMEIERRTAALMASKVPSVRQVAVRLFSMDGTPLGAAA